The Caloramator mitchellensis sequence TTGTAAAAGAAGCAGTGATGTCAGGAGCGAAAGGATTTATTGTTAAACCGTTTAAGGAAGATTATGTAGTGCAAACTCTAAGCAAGCTTTAATATGAAAATGGAGGTGAAATTTTGGAGAATTTACTTGAAATGCAGTATGTAGTTTTTGAATTATCAAAAGAAAAGTATGCATTAAGAATATGTGATGTTTATGAAATTATTAAAATGCAGAGAATAACAGTTGTTCATAATACAAAACATTTTCTGGAAGGGATCATCAACCTTAGAGGGAAAATTGTTCCAGTCATTAGTTTGCACAAGAAATTTGGCCTAAAAAATTACGAGACAACAAAATCAACTAGAATTATTTTTGTCAAAATTAAAGATGAAATGGTAGGAATAGTTGTAGACAAAGTAAATTACGTTACAAAATTTTCAGATATTCAACCTCCTCCAGAAATGGTTGCAGGTATTGATGGAAATAATTTTGCAGGAGTTGGAATTATCGATGAGGGTGTTGCAAGTATATTGGAAATAAATACTATCTTAAATGATTAGAAAGGAGGGGTGGCATGGCAGGAATTTTTGATAGCCCAGAAATGTTAGCTGCTTTTTATGAAGAAATTGAAGAACAGCTGCAATCATTGGAACAGTGTATTTTATATTTAGAGAATAATCAAGAAAAGGAAGAAACAATAAATAAGTTGTTCAGAGTAGCTCATACTTTAAAGGGTTCTTCAGCAGCTATTGGTTTTGAAAAGATGAAAATATTAACTCATAATATGGAAAATTTACTTGAAAGAATTAGAAGTCAAAAAACAATAATAACTAAAAGAATAATAAACGCACTGTTTCAATGCTTGGATTTGTTGAAACTATTAAAAGAGGCATTTATGCTAGATAGAAAAAACATTAATATAGATATTACAAGCATTTTGAATGAATTAGAAAAAATAATGAATCAAGAGCCACATTGTGACAAAAAAGAATTGAACATCA is a genomic window containing:
- a CDS encoding chemotaxis protein CheW is translated as MQYVVFELSKEKYALRICDVYEIIKMQRITVVHNTKHFLEGIINLRGKIVPVISLHKKFGLKNYETTKSTRIIFVKIKDEMVGIVVDKVNYVTKFSDIQPPPEMVAGIDGNNFAGVGIIDEGVASILEINTILND